One stretch of Paramormyrops kingsleyae isolate MSU_618 chromosome 4, PKINGS_0.4, whole genome shotgun sequence DNA includes these proteins:
- the pth1r gene encoding parathyroid hormone/parathyroid hormone-related peptide receptor isoform X3, giving the protein MGSTLLIHGVGFLLCCSIMSCIYGLIDADDVITTEEQIHLLFSAKRTCEIEIKSKNKTSDGFCQPEWDGIVCWPGGGPGKVVSTACPNYIYDFNHKGHAYRRCDMNGTWELASTNNKTWANYSECAKFLAHYNQSREKDVFDRLFLIYTVGYSVSLGSLMVAVVILGYFRRLHCTRNYIHMHLFVSFMLRAISIFVKDVVLYSGSAMENMERVSVEDLKSITEAPFSDKSQFVGCKIAVTLFLYFLATNYYWILVEGLYLHSLIFMTFFSDRKYLWGFTLIGWGVPAMFVTVWATVRALLADTECWDLSAGNLKWIFQVPILAAIVVNFLLFLNIIRVLATKLRETNAGRCDTRQQYRKLLKSTLVLMPLFGVHYIVFMAMPYTEVSGVPWQIQMHYEMLFNSFQGFFVAIIYCFCNGEVQAEIKKSWSRRTLALDFKRKARSGSSTYSYGPMVSHTSVTNVTGRGPLALHLTTRLGPVSINGHRNLPGYVKNGSVSENSIPSSGQEVHIPEEVHPNGTGLREEDKPPPLVEEERETVM; this is encoded by the exons ATAGATGCTGATGATGTTATCACCACGGAGGAGCAGATCCACCTGCTGTTCAGTGCCAAGCGGACGTGTGAGATAGAGATCAAGTCCAAGAACAAGACTTCAG ACGGCTTCTGCCAGCCGGAATGGGATGGCATCGTGTGCTGGCCAGGGGGGGGGCCCGGCAAGGTCGTGTCCACCGCCTGCCCCAACTACATCTACGACTTCAACCATAAAG GCCACGCCTACCGCCGCTGCGATATGAATGGGACCTGGGAGCTGGCCAGcacaaacaacaaaacctgGGCCAATTACAGCGAATGTGCCAAGTTTCTCGCTCATTACAACCAGAGCCGCGAAAAG GACGTCTTTGACCGACTATTTCTGATTTACACCGTGGGCTACTCTGTCTCCCTGGGATCTCTCATGGTAGCCGTTGTCATCTTGGGATATTTTCG GCGGTTGCACTGCACCAGGAACTACATCCACATGCACCTCTTTGTGTCGTTCATGCTCCGCGCGATCAGCATCTTCGTCAAGGACGTGGTGCTGTACTCCGGTTCCGCCATGGAGAACATGGAGCGGGTCAGTGTAGAGGACCTGAAGTCCATCACCGAGGCGCCCTTTTCTGATAAATCCCAGTTT GTTGGCTGTAAGATTGCCGTCACCCTGTTTCTCTACTTCCTGGCCACCAATTACTACTGGATCCTTGTGGAGGGGCTGTACCTGCACAGCCTCATCTTCATGACCTTCTTTTCGGACAGGAAGTATCTCTGGGGCTTCACCCTCATTGGCTGGG GGGTCCCTGCCATGTTCGTCACGGTGTGGGCGACCGTAAGGGCACTGCTGGCAGACACAGA ATGCTGGGATCTGAGCGCAGGCAACCTGAAGTGGATTTTTCAAGTGCCGATCCTGGCAGCCATCGTG GTAAACTTCTTGCTCTTCTTAAATATAATCCGAGTCCTGGCGACAAAATTGCGCGAGACAAATGCGGGTCGCTGCGACACCAGGCAGCAGTACAG GAAGCTGCTGAAATCCACGCTGGTGCTCATGCCTCTGTTTGGGGTGCACTACATCGTCTTCATGGCCATGCCCTATACGGAGGTGTCTGGGGTGCCCTGGCAGATCCAGATGCATTACGAGATGCTTTTCAACTCATTCCAG GGATTCTTTGTGGCGATCATATACTGCTTCTGCAATGGAGAG GTGCAGGCAGAAATCAAGAAGTCGTGGAGCAGGAGGACGCTGGCTTTGGACTTTAAGCGGAAAGCGAGGAGCGGAAGCAGCACATACAGCTACGGACCTATGGTGTCGCACACCAGCGTGACCAACGTGACTGGGAGGGGCCCCTTGGCCCTGCACCTCACCACCCGCCTGGGCCCCGTCTCCATCAACGGCCACCGGAACCTCCCGGGCTACGTCAAGAACGGCTCTGTCTCGGAGAACTCCATCCCCTCTTCCGGGCAGGAGGTGCACATCCCAGAGGAGGTGCACCCAAATGGCACAGGGCTACGTGAGGAGGACAAGCCCCCTCCACtggtggaggaggagagggagacgGTCATGTGA
- the pth1r gene encoding parathyroid hormone/parathyroid hormone-related peptide receptor isoform X4: MKLLYCSGSSLVMGSTLLIHGVGFLLCCSIMSCIYGLIDADDVITTEEQIHLLFSAKRTCEIEIKSKNKTSDGFCQPEWDGIVCWPGGGPGKVVSTACPNYIYDFNHKGHAYRRCDMNGTWELASTNNKTWANYSECAKFLAHYNQSREKDVFDRLFLIYTVGYSVSLGSLMVAVVILGYFRRLHCTRNYIHMHLFVSFMLRAISIFVKDVVLYSGSAMENMERVGCKIAVTLFLYFLATNYYWILVEGLYLHSLIFMTFFSDRKYLWGFTLIGWGVPAMFVTVWATVRALLADTECWDLSAGNLKWIFQVPILAAIVVNFLLFLNIIRVLATKLRETNAGRCDTRQQYRKLLKSTLVLMPLFGVHYIVFMAMPYTEVSGVPWQIQMHYEMLFNSFQGFFVAIIYCFCNGEVQAEIKKSWSRRTLALDFKRKARSGSSTYSYGPMVSHTSVTNVTGRGPLALHLTTRLGPVSINGHRNLPGYVKNGSVSENSIPSSGQEVHIPEEVHPNGTGLREEDKPPPLVEEERETVM; this comes from the exons ATAGATGCTGATGATGTTATCACCACGGAGGAGCAGATCCACCTGCTGTTCAGTGCCAAGCGGACGTGTGAGATAGAGATCAAGTCCAAGAACAAGACTTCAG ACGGCTTCTGCCAGCCGGAATGGGATGGCATCGTGTGCTGGCCAGGGGGGGGGCCCGGCAAGGTCGTGTCCACCGCCTGCCCCAACTACATCTACGACTTCAACCATAAAG GCCACGCCTACCGCCGCTGCGATATGAATGGGACCTGGGAGCTGGCCAGcacaaacaacaaaacctgGGCCAATTACAGCGAATGTGCCAAGTTTCTCGCTCATTACAACCAGAGCCGCGAAAAG GACGTCTTTGACCGACTATTTCTGATTTACACCGTGGGCTACTCTGTCTCCCTGGGATCTCTCATGGTAGCCGTTGTCATCTTGGGATATTTTCG GCGGTTGCACTGCACCAGGAACTACATCCACATGCACCTCTTTGTGTCGTTCATGCTCCGCGCGATCAGCATCTTCGTCAAGGACGTGGTGCTGTACTCCGGTTCCGCCATGGAGAACATGGAGCGG GTTGGCTGTAAGATTGCCGTCACCCTGTTTCTCTACTTCCTGGCCACCAATTACTACTGGATCCTTGTGGAGGGGCTGTACCTGCACAGCCTCATCTTCATGACCTTCTTTTCGGACAGGAAGTATCTCTGGGGCTTCACCCTCATTGGCTGGG GGGTCCCTGCCATGTTCGTCACGGTGTGGGCGACCGTAAGGGCACTGCTGGCAGACACAGA ATGCTGGGATCTGAGCGCAGGCAACCTGAAGTGGATTTTTCAAGTGCCGATCCTGGCAGCCATCGTG GTAAACTTCTTGCTCTTCTTAAATATAATCCGAGTCCTGGCGACAAAATTGCGCGAGACAAATGCGGGTCGCTGCGACACCAGGCAGCAGTACAG GAAGCTGCTGAAATCCACGCTGGTGCTCATGCCTCTGTTTGGGGTGCACTACATCGTCTTCATGGCCATGCCCTATACGGAGGTGTCTGGGGTGCCCTGGCAGATCCAGATGCATTACGAGATGCTTTTCAACTCATTCCAG GGATTCTTTGTGGCGATCATATACTGCTTCTGCAATGGAGAG GTGCAGGCAGAAATCAAGAAGTCGTGGAGCAGGAGGACGCTGGCTTTGGACTTTAAGCGGAAAGCGAGGAGCGGAAGCAGCACATACAGCTACGGACCTATGGTGTCGCACACCAGCGTGACCAACGTGACTGGGAGGGGCCCCTTGGCCCTGCACCTCACCACCCGCCTGGGCCCCGTCTCCATCAACGGCCACCGGAACCTCCCGGGCTACGTCAAGAACGGCTCTGTCTCGGAGAACTCCATCCCCTCTTCCGGGCAGGAGGTGCACATCCCAGAGGAGGTGCACCCAAATGGCACAGGGCTACGTGAGGAGGACAAGCCCCCTCCACtggtggaggaggagagggagacgGTCATGTGA
- the pth1r gene encoding parathyroid hormone/parathyroid hormone-related peptide receptor isoform X2, whose amino-acid sequence MASFAVALRIFFSYGIHSADSRRGFSALLLHHELHLWSDADDVITTEEQIHLLFSAKRTCEIEIKSKNKTSDGFCQPEWDGIVCWPGGGPGKVVSTACPNYIYDFNHKGHAYRRCDMNGTWELASTNNKTWANYSECAKFLAHYNQSREKDVFDRLFLIYTVGYSVSLGSLMVAVVILGYFRRLHCTRNYIHMHLFVSFMLRAISIFVKDVVLYSGSAMENMERVSVEDLKSITEAPFSDKSQFVGCKIAVTLFLYFLATNYYWILVEGLYLHSLIFMTFFSDRKYLWGFTLIGWGVPAMFVTVWATVRALLADTECWDLSAGNLKWIFQVPILAAIVVNFLLFLNIIRVLATKLRETNAGRCDTRQQYRKLLKSTLVLMPLFGVHYIVFMAMPYTEVSGVPWQIQMHYEMLFNSFQGFFVAIIYCFCNGEVQAEIKKSWSRRTLALDFKRKARSGSSTYSYGPMVSHTSVTNVTGRGPLALHLTTRLGPVSINGHRNLPGYVKNGSVSENSIPSSGQEVHIPEEVHPNGTGLREEDKPPPLVEEERETVM is encoded by the exons ATGCTGATGATGTTATCACCACGGAGGAGCAGATCCACCTGCTGTTCAGTGCCAAGCGGACGTGTGAGATAGAGATCAAGTCCAAGAACAAGACTTCAG ACGGCTTCTGCCAGCCGGAATGGGATGGCATCGTGTGCTGGCCAGGGGGGGGGCCCGGCAAGGTCGTGTCCACCGCCTGCCCCAACTACATCTACGACTTCAACCATAAAG GCCACGCCTACCGCCGCTGCGATATGAATGGGACCTGGGAGCTGGCCAGcacaaacaacaaaacctgGGCCAATTACAGCGAATGTGCCAAGTTTCTCGCTCATTACAACCAGAGCCGCGAAAAG GACGTCTTTGACCGACTATTTCTGATTTACACCGTGGGCTACTCTGTCTCCCTGGGATCTCTCATGGTAGCCGTTGTCATCTTGGGATATTTTCG GCGGTTGCACTGCACCAGGAACTACATCCACATGCACCTCTTTGTGTCGTTCATGCTCCGCGCGATCAGCATCTTCGTCAAGGACGTGGTGCTGTACTCCGGTTCCGCCATGGAGAACATGGAGCGGGTCAGTGTAGAGGACCTGAAGTCCATCACCGAGGCGCCCTTTTCTGATAAATCCCAGTTT GTTGGCTGTAAGATTGCCGTCACCCTGTTTCTCTACTTCCTGGCCACCAATTACTACTGGATCCTTGTGGAGGGGCTGTACCTGCACAGCCTCATCTTCATGACCTTCTTTTCGGACAGGAAGTATCTCTGGGGCTTCACCCTCATTGGCTGGG GGGTCCCTGCCATGTTCGTCACGGTGTGGGCGACCGTAAGGGCACTGCTGGCAGACACAGA ATGCTGGGATCTGAGCGCAGGCAACCTGAAGTGGATTTTTCAAGTGCCGATCCTGGCAGCCATCGTG GTAAACTTCTTGCTCTTCTTAAATATAATCCGAGTCCTGGCGACAAAATTGCGCGAGACAAATGCGGGTCGCTGCGACACCAGGCAGCAGTACAG GAAGCTGCTGAAATCCACGCTGGTGCTCATGCCTCTGTTTGGGGTGCACTACATCGTCTTCATGGCCATGCCCTATACGGAGGTGTCTGGGGTGCCCTGGCAGATCCAGATGCATTACGAGATGCTTTTCAACTCATTCCAG GGATTCTTTGTGGCGATCATATACTGCTTCTGCAATGGAGAG GTGCAGGCAGAAATCAAGAAGTCGTGGAGCAGGAGGACGCTGGCTTTGGACTTTAAGCGGAAAGCGAGGAGCGGAAGCAGCACATACAGCTACGGACCTATGGTGTCGCACACCAGCGTGACCAACGTGACTGGGAGGGGCCCCTTGGCCCTGCACCTCACCACCCGCCTGGGCCCCGTCTCCATCAACGGCCACCGGAACCTCCCGGGCTACGTCAAGAACGGCTCTGTCTCGGAGAACTCCATCCCCTCTTCCGGGCAGGAGGTGCACATCCCAGAGGAGGTGCACCCAAATGGCACAGGGCTACGTGAGGAGGACAAGCCCCCTCCACtggtggaggaggagagggagacgGTCATGTGA
- the pth1r gene encoding parathyroid hormone/parathyroid hormone-related peptide receptor isoform X1, with product MKLLYCSGSSLVMGSTLLIHGVGFLLCCSIMSCIYGLIDADDVITTEEQIHLLFSAKRTCEIEIKSKNKTSDGFCQPEWDGIVCWPGGGPGKVVSTACPNYIYDFNHKGHAYRRCDMNGTWELASTNNKTWANYSECAKFLAHYNQSREKDVFDRLFLIYTVGYSVSLGSLMVAVVILGYFRRLHCTRNYIHMHLFVSFMLRAISIFVKDVVLYSGSAMENMERVSVEDLKSITEAPFSDKSQFVGCKIAVTLFLYFLATNYYWILVEGLYLHSLIFMTFFSDRKYLWGFTLIGWGVPAMFVTVWATVRALLADTECWDLSAGNLKWIFQVPILAAIVVNFLLFLNIIRVLATKLRETNAGRCDTRQQYRKLLKSTLVLMPLFGVHYIVFMAMPYTEVSGVPWQIQMHYEMLFNSFQGFFVAIIYCFCNGEVQAEIKKSWSRRTLALDFKRKARSGSSTYSYGPMVSHTSVTNVTGRGPLALHLTTRLGPVSINGHRNLPGYVKNGSVSENSIPSSGQEVHIPEEVHPNGTGLREEDKPPPLVEEERETVM from the exons ATAGATGCTGATGATGTTATCACCACGGAGGAGCAGATCCACCTGCTGTTCAGTGCCAAGCGGACGTGTGAGATAGAGATCAAGTCCAAGAACAAGACTTCAG ACGGCTTCTGCCAGCCGGAATGGGATGGCATCGTGTGCTGGCCAGGGGGGGGGCCCGGCAAGGTCGTGTCCACCGCCTGCCCCAACTACATCTACGACTTCAACCATAAAG GCCACGCCTACCGCCGCTGCGATATGAATGGGACCTGGGAGCTGGCCAGcacaaacaacaaaacctgGGCCAATTACAGCGAATGTGCCAAGTTTCTCGCTCATTACAACCAGAGCCGCGAAAAG GACGTCTTTGACCGACTATTTCTGATTTACACCGTGGGCTACTCTGTCTCCCTGGGATCTCTCATGGTAGCCGTTGTCATCTTGGGATATTTTCG GCGGTTGCACTGCACCAGGAACTACATCCACATGCACCTCTTTGTGTCGTTCATGCTCCGCGCGATCAGCATCTTCGTCAAGGACGTGGTGCTGTACTCCGGTTCCGCCATGGAGAACATGGAGCGGGTCAGTGTAGAGGACCTGAAGTCCATCACCGAGGCGCCCTTTTCTGATAAATCCCAGTTT GTTGGCTGTAAGATTGCCGTCACCCTGTTTCTCTACTTCCTGGCCACCAATTACTACTGGATCCTTGTGGAGGGGCTGTACCTGCACAGCCTCATCTTCATGACCTTCTTTTCGGACAGGAAGTATCTCTGGGGCTTCACCCTCATTGGCTGGG GGGTCCCTGCCATGTTCGTCACGGTGTGGGCGACCGTAAGGGCACTGCTGGCAGACACAGA ATGCTGGGATCTGAGCGCAGGCAACCTGAAGTGGATTTTTCAAGTGCCGATCCTGGCAGCCATCGTG GTAAACTTCTTGCTCTTCTTAAATATAATCCGAGTCCTGGCGACAAAATTGCGCGAGACAAATGCGGGTCGCTGCGACACCAGGCAGCAGTACAG GAAGCTGCTGAAATCCACGCTGGTGCTCATGCCTCTGTTTGGGGTGCACTACATCGTCTTCATGGCCATGCCCTATACGGAGGTGTCTGGGGTGCCCTGGCAGATCCAGATGCATTACGAGATGCTTTTCAACTCATTCCAG GGATTCTTTGTGGCGATCATATACTGCTTCTGCAATGGAGAG GTGCAGGCAGAAATCAAGAAGTCGTGGAGCAGGAGGACGCTGGCTTTGGACTTTAAGCGGAAAGCGAGGAGCGGAAGCAGCACATACAGCTACGGACCTATGGTGTCGCACACCAGCGTGACCAACGTGACTGGGAGGGGCCCCTTGGCCCTGCACCTCACCACCCGCCTGGGCCCCGTCTCCATCAACGGCCACCGGAACCTCCCGGGCTACGTCAAGAACGGCTCTGTCTCGGAGAACTCCATCCCCTCTTCCGGGCAGGAGGTGCACATCCCAGAGGAGGTGCACCCAAATGGCACAGGGCTACGTGAGGAGGACAAGCCCCCTCCACtggtggaggaggagagggagacgGTCATGTGA